Proteins encoded in a region of the Deinococcus ruber genome:
- a CDS encoding DMT family transporter yields the protein MSASALRPARLDALSLGAILITILFWSSAFAGIREGLKAFTPVHLALYRFLVASVALGLYALAMRFPLPSRGDLGRIALVSFSGITLYHVLLNIGEVSVPAGTASLIIAAGPVFTALLATRFAGERLNMLGWIGTAVSLAGVALIVLGKGESLDFTRGALLILAAALFTSVYFVFQKPILKRVPPLQFTVWSLIAGTLPMLVFLPGFGTQLAHAPLSAHLAVIYIGLFPAALAYLTWTFALSRVGAGTTTSFLYVSPVFAILIAWAWLGEVPGWISLLGGLIAVAGVVLVNTRGRIS from the coding sequence GAGCCATCCTGATTACCATCCTCTTCTGGTCATCGGCCTTCGCGGGCATTCGCGAGGGCCTGAAAGCCTTCACCCCGGTGCATCTGGCGCTCTACCGATTCCTGGTCGCCAGCGTGGCCCTGGGGCTGTATGCGCTCGCCATGCGCTTTCCGCTGCCCTCACGCGGCGACCTGGGACGAATCGCGCTCGTCAGTTTCTCGGGCATCACGCTGTATCACGTGCTGCTGAATATCGGAGAAGTCAGCGTGCCCGCTGGAACCGCCAGCCTGATCATCGCGGCGGGGCCAGTGTTTACGGCGCTGCTGGCAACCCGTTTTGCGGGGGAACGGTTGAATATGCTCGGCTGGATCGGCACGGCGGTCAGTCTGGCGGGCGTGGCGCTGATTGTGTTGGGCAAAGGCGAGAGCCTGGACTTCACACGCGGGGCACTTTTGATTCTGGCCGCCGCGCTGTTCACCAGCGTGTATTTCGTGTTCCAGAAGCCCATTCTGAAACGGGTACCGCCGCTGCAATTCACTGTCTGGAGCCTGATCGCCGGAACGCTGCCGATGCTGGTCTTCCTGCCGGGGTTCGGCACGCAGCTCGCGCACGCTCCGCTGAGTGCCCATCTGGCTGTGATCTATATCGGGCTGTTCCCAGCGGCATTGGCTTACCTTACCTGGACATTCGCGCTGTCGCGAGTGGGGGCGGGCACCACCACCAGTTTTCTGTACGTCAGTCCGGTGTTTGCCATTCTGATCGCCTGGGCGTGGCTGGGCGAGGTGCCCGGCTGGATCAGCCTGCTGGGCGGCCTGATCGCGGTGGCGGGTGTGGTGCTCGTCAATACCCGGGGACGCATCTCATGA
- a CDS encoding ABC transporter permease subunit: MTVSADALPAIVLQDVSVRLGGAVVLESLNLSVRRGEFLAIIGPSGGGKSTLLRVIGGLLRVQGGSVTVSTPPAFVFQDYRLLPWRNVRANVRLPADLHGLVPGSLNADEALLQVGMSGFARYYPAQLSGGMRARVALARALAQSSDVLLLDEPFAALDALVRERFNDELLHLHDKTGRTTVLVTHSIREAAYLADRVAVLREGRIVKVLDTGRRGRASAYTEGLEAELRALLGEGDSTRLQTEEPGRIRLGWLWPALSLLLGLALWQVAAMLINQKFLLPAPALVWSALTTNAGVLLPALALTARTALLGVLLGGAAGLLLGYPLGKLPWLERFLSPYLVASQSTPIVVLAPLLVSYLGYGTLSAVIVSALSALYPVLVSAIVGVREVDRGYLELFRSLRSTPIQRLWHLELPGALPILLGGLRLSFSLALIGAVVWEFTDPNQKGIGFQVAQAGVYYNKALQFAGIALLIFLGVAFYLLLTTLERRVLYGRRQR, encoded by the coding sequence ATGACCGTGAGTGCCGACGCGCTGCCCGCCATCGTCCTGCAAGACGTGAGTGTACGTCTGGGCGGCGCGGTGGTGCTGGAGTCGCTGAACCTGAGTGTGCGGCGGGGCGAATTCCTGGCGATCATCGGGCCGAGTGGCGGCGGCAAGAGCACACTGCTGCGGGTGATCGGTGGGTTGCTGCGGGTGCAGGGGGGAAGCGTGACCGTCAGCACGCCGCCCGCCTTCGTTTTCCAGGATTACCGGCTGTTGCCCTGGCGCAACGTGCGGGCCAACGTGCGCCTGCCTGCCGATCTGCACGGCCTGGTACCTGGCAGCCTGAATGCCGACGAGGCGCTGCTTCAGGTCGGCATGAGCGGATTTGCGCGGTACTATCCGGCGCAGCTGTCGGGCGGGATGCGGGCGCGGGTGGCGCTGGCCCGTGCGCTGGCGCAGTCGAGCGACGTACTGCTGCTCGACGAACCCTTTGCTGCGCTCGACGCACTGGTGCGGGAACGCTTCAACGACGAACTGTTGCACCTGCACGATAAGACGGGCCGCACCACCGTGCTCGTCACGCACAGCATCCGCGAGGCAGCTTATCTGGCCGACCGAGTGGCGGTGCTGCGGGAAGGGCGCATCGTGAAGGTGCTCGACACCGGGCGCAGGGGCCGGGCCAGCGCCTACACCGAGGGGCTGGAGGCCGAACTGCGGGCGCTGCTGGGCGAGGGCGACAGCACAAGACTGCAAACGGAAGAGCCTGGGCGAATACGCCTCGGCTGGCTGTGGCCCGCGCTGTCGCTGCTGCTGGGGCTGGCGCTGTGGCAGGTCGCGGCGATGCTCATCAATCAGAAGTTTCTGCTGCCTGCTCCGGCACTGGTGTGGAGCGCCCTGACGACCAATGCCGGGGTGCTGCTGCCTGCTCTGGCGCTCACGGCCCGCACCGCGCTGTTGGGCGTGCTGCTGGGCGGCGCGGCGGGCCTGCTGCTGGGCTATCCGCTGGGGAAACTGCCGTGGCTGGAGCGCTTCCTCAGTCCGTATCTGGTGGCGAGCCAGAGCACCCCCATCGTGGTGCTGGCCCCGCTGCTGGTGTCGTATCTGGGCTACGGCACGCTCAGTGCGGTGATCGTCTCGGCGCTGAGTGCGCTGTACCCGGTGCTGGTGTCGGCCATCGTGGGCGTGCGCGAGGTGGACAGGGGTTACCTCGAACTGTTCCGCTCGCTGCGCTCCACACCCATTCAGCGCCTGTGGCATCTGGAATTGCCGGGCGCGTTGCCGATTCTGCTGGGAGGTCTGCGCCTGTCGTTCAGTCTGGCGCTGATCGGAGCGGTGGTGTGGGAATTCACTGACCCCAATCAGAAGGGCATCGGCTTTCAGGTAGCGCAGGCGGGGGTGTATTACAACAAGGCGCTGCAATTCGCCGGAATCGCGCTGCTGATCTTCCTGGGGGTCGCGTTCTATCTGCTGCTGACCACCCTGGAGCGCCGGGTGCTGTACGGGCGTCGCCAGCGCTGA
- a CDS encoding ABC transporter substrate-binding protein gives MDSKTRSVRLAGPLLLAALSLGAVAQAQSTRTVNIGLGYIPNVQFTPFYVADKLGYFKAEGLNVKYQHGYISELMPLLLQGKLDFVVGDPEDAIFANVQGAGVKYVMAVYQKVPVTVFSLPGKKISSVADLKGKTVGIPGPFGSSYFALGALLDSGKLSESDIKLASIGFTQLDAVRSGKVDAAVGYINNEVVQLAASGVKADTLDVTTAYPMVGVGLMTLQKTLSADIAKKVVRAVQRGLKFTVASPAQAFKVAQPVFGAGGGGLDVLRASVPLIQSPVTAASGLGYSDPAAWSKAIAYLQKSGKVPASFKATDFYSNALISKTLK, from the coding sequence ATGGATTCAAAGACTCGTTCCGTCCGTCTGGCAGGGCCGCTGCTTCTGGCCGCCCTTTCGCTCGGTGCTGTGGCTCAGGCCCAGAGCACCCGTACCGTGAACATCGGGCTGGGGTACATTCCCAATGTCCAGTTCACGCCGTTTTACGTGGCCGACAAGCTCGGTTACTTCAAGGCCGAGGGCCTGAACGTGAAATACCAGCACGGCTACATCTCCGAGCTGATGCCGCTGCTGCTTCAGGGCAAGCTCGATTTCGTGGTGGGCGATCCCGAAGACGCCATCTTTGCCAACGTGCAGGGTGCGGGCGTCAAGTATGTGATGGCGGTGTATCAGAAGGTGCCTGTCACGGTGTTCAGCCTGCCGGGCAAGAAAATCAGTTCGGTGGCCGATCTGAAGGGCAAGACGGTGGGCATTCCCGGCCCCTTCGGCAGCAGCTATTTTGCCCTCGGAGCGCTGCTCGATTCGGGCAAGCTGAGCGAGAGCGATATCAAGCTGGCAAGTATCGGCTTTACGCAACTCGACGCCGTTCGCAGCGGCAAGGTCGATGCGGCGGTGGGCTACATCAATAACGAGGTGGTGCAGCTCGCGGCCTCGGGCGTGAAGGCCGATACCCTCGACGTGACGACGGCCTATCCGATGGTGGGCGTGGGCCTGATGACCCTTCAGAAGACCCTGAGCGCCGACATCGCCAAGAAGGTGGTGCGGGCGGTACAGCGCGGCCTGAAATTCACCGTTGCCAGCCCCGCGCAGGCGTTCAAGGTGGCTCAGCCGGTTTTCGGAGCTGGCGGCGGTGGTCTGGACGTGTTGCGTGCCAGCGTGCCGCTGATTCAGTCGCCCGTGACGGCGGCCAGTGGCCTGGGCTACAGCGACCCGGCAGCCTGGAGCAAGGCCATCGCCTACCTCCAGAAGTCGGGGAAGGTGCCCGCCAGTTTTAAAGCCACAGACTTTTACAGCAACGCGCTCATCAGCAAAACTCTGAAGTAA
- a CDS encoding G8 domain-containing protein, with amino-acid sequence MQSRRWLTFGALTVVLALPILTHSLSAAPPPWSDPQTWQQWGAHLPQAGEAVVIPAGKRVLLDVTPPPLASLEVDGTLSVADQPLSLTVGSVRVAGRVEFGTAQHPLTHHVDLVLGDVSNAADDAPDGRLMVLAGGTLELRGQERLPWTRLDATAQAGSSTLHLANPSDWQPGDHLVLAPSGFEPTEAEEVEVTSVSEDGRLMTLAGPLRFRHVGEVLSGIDERAEVGLLSHTLRVRGTDADAAVGKAGGLMVMQAGTLHASDTEFTALGRRGELGNYPVHFHLTGDAQGSFVQRSSVHHTFNRCITLHGTQHVRLAQNVTYDDIGHCFFLEDGNERQNLLEGNLAVLARPAAPGEAILDSDLQPSLYWISNPDNVLHGNVAAGAAHSGFWYNLLEHGSGPGASPTLWPRRTPLGGFYGNVSHSNTYNGLFVDNLKNPPGVLAPPNYEPSQRAVFSDLTAYKNRRRGVWLRGRDMDIVGAHLADNAIGATFAAADTTLQRSVVVGETANASGPPKPEEPHTPLRGFEFYDGPVTVKDVRFENFESDGTRQAGALGALRFSPFFTHPQSSAARLSFVHAQPVLLEARSLPRNEDQGADGYRNTVFLDQDGSVTGTAGASVTLNTPWFGGPGCTTPPEWGALVCPELFGSVFIANMDSTPHALGPITLTRTDGADLILRGNPRDGANTTFQANLRAGGPYRVTAAGPWPGHLRVSLHHLAVGQEVRLDLPGVRAGVQLTAGRDHPQPLALSADAASFEATPGDAAWSDGQTLHLKLVSTLQGHSTFSLLDLRIASP; translated from the coding sequence ATGCAATCCCGCCGCTGGCTGACCTTCGGTGCCCTGACAGTCGTGCTGGCCCTGCCTATCCTGACGCACAGCCTGAGTGCTGCCCCCCCGCCGTGGTCTGACCCGCAGACGTGGCAGCAATGGGGCGCACACCTGCCGCAAGCGGGTGAAGCGGTGGTCATTCCGGCGGGAAAACGCGTGCTGCTCGACGTGACGCCGCCTCCACTGGCTTCGCTGGAAGTGGACGGTACGCTGAGCGTGGCCGATCAGCCGCTCAGTCTGACGGTCGGCAGCGTTCGGGTGGCGGGCCGGGTGGAATTCGGCACGGCCCAGCATCCTCTGACACATCACGTCGACCTGGTGTTGGGCGACGTGAGCAACGCGGCAGACGACGCGCCGGACGGCAGACTGATGGTGCTGGCAGGCGGCACGCTGGAACTGCGCGGGCAGGAGAGACTGCCCTGGACACGGCTGGACGCCACCGCTCAGGCCGGAAGCAGCACGCTTCATCTGGCGAACCCCAGCGACTGGCAGCCCGGCGATCATCTGGTGCTGGCTCCCAGCGGCTTTGAACCCACCGAAGCCGAGGAAGTGGAAGTAACAAGCGTGAGTGAAGACGGTCGCCTGATGACGCTGGCGGGTCCACTGCGCTTCCGTCATGTCGGGGAAGTGCTGAGCGGCATCGACGAACGCGCCGAGGTGGGGCTACTCAGCCATACGCTACGGGTGCGCGGCACCGACGCCGACGCCGCAGTAGGCAAGGCGGGCGGCCTCATGGTGATGCAGGCCGGAACGCTGCACGCTTCCGACACCGAGTTCACGGCGCTCGGGCGGCGCGGCGAACTCGGCAACTATCCGGTTCATTTCCACCTGACCGGCGACGCGCAGGGGTCGTTCGTGCAGCGTTCCAGCGTGCATCACACCTTCAACCGCTGCATCACGCTGCACGGCACACAGCACGTGCGTCTTGCCCAGAACGTCACCTACGACGACATCGGGCACTGTTTCTTTCTGGAAGACGGCAACGAACGCCAGAACCTGCTGGAAGGCAATCTGGCGGTGCTGGCCCGACCTGCCGCCCCCGGCGAGGCCATTCTGGACAGCGACCTGCAACCCAGCCTGTACTGGATCAGCAACCCCGACAACGTACTGCATGGCAATGTCGCGGCGGGAGCAGCGCATTCCGGCTTCTGGTATAACCTGCTGGAACACGGCAGCGGGCCAGGAGCCAGCCCGACGCTGTGGCCCCGGCGCACGCCACTAGGCGGCTTTTACGGCAACGTCTCACACAGCAACACCTATAACGGCCTCTTCGTAGACAACCTGAAAAATCCGCCCGGCGTGCTGGCTCCGCCCAACTACGAACCCTCGCAGCGGGCCGTCTTCAGCGACCTGACGGCCTACAAGAACCGCCGCCGGGGGGTGTGGCTGCGCGGGCGCGATATGGACATCGTCGGGGCGCATCTGGCCGATAACGCCATCGGAGCGACGTTTGCTGCCGCCGATACCACCTTGCAGCGCAGCGTGGTGGTGGGCGAAACCGCCAATGCCAGTGGCCCGCCCAAACCGGAGGAGCCGCACACCCCCCTGCGCGGCTTCGAGTTCTACGATGGCCCGGTCACGGTGAAGGACGTGCGCTTCGAGAACTTCGAGAGCGACGGGACGCGGCAGGCCGGGGCGCTGGGAGCGCTGCGCTTCTCTCCGTTTTTCACGCATCCACAGAGCAGCGCGGCCCGCCTCAGCTTCGTTCATGCTCAGCCGGTGCTGCTGGAAGCCCGCTCTCTTCCCCGGAATGAAGACCAGGGAGCCGACGGCTACCGCAACACCGTCTTTCTGGATCAGGACGGCAGTGTGACGGGCACGGCAGGCGCGTCGGTGACGCTGAACACACCCTGGTTCGGTGGCCCCGGCTGCACCACGCCGCCGGAATGGGGCGCACTCGTCTGCCCAGAGCTGTTCGGCAGCGTCTTTATCGCCAATATGGACAGCACGCCGCACGCCCTGGGGCCGATCACCCTGACCCGAACAGACGGAGCCGATCTGATCCTGCGCGGAAATCCGAGAGACGGCGCGAACACCACCTTTCAGGCCAACCTGCGGGCGGGCGGACCATACCGCGTCACGGCGGCTGGCCCCTGGCCCGGTCATCTGCGGGTTTCGCTGCACCATCTGGCAGTGGGGCAGGAAGTGCGGCTCGATCTGCCGGGCGTCCGGGCGGGCGTGCAGCTCACCGCAGGGCGCGATCACCCGCAGCCGCTGGCCCTCAGCGCCGACGCCGCCAGCTTTGAGGCAACCCCCGGCGACGCCGCGTGGTCAGACGGGCAGACCCTGCATCTGAAACTGGTCAGCACGCTTCAGGGCCACAGCACTTTCAGCCTGCTCGATCTTCGGATCGCCTCGCCATAG
- a CDS encoding AIM24 family protein, with protein sequence MTSHRFKVSEQSGNGLGIEVYEVATMQRLIQTRGGSPELLEHYHATGKRQVRFVLEGAGILLEPGAFLYSHGTITSAVKQHEKGNMFARALRSAGTGESAFATSFDGRGEVWTELTSQHFVIAEMEPGEDFLLDDRAFFGCQNTVNLSTHLHTGLSGALSGNGLAQPKLSGRGLFVIESPVPAEEIEVIELNGEELIVDGDLLLMYSASLQVQLRPLVKGLRNALRSGEGLVYVLRGKGQVFFTPTHKRPSVASV encoded by the coding sequence ATGACGTCTCACCGTTTCAAAGTCAGTGAGCAATCGGGCAACGGGCTGGGTATCGAGGTCTATGAGGTGGCGACCATGCAGCGCCTGATTCAGACGCGTGGCGGCTCGCCCGAACTGCTGGAGCACTACCACGCCACCGGCAAGCGGCAGGTGCGCTTTGTACTGGAGGGCGCAGGCATCCTGCTGGAGCCGGGCGCGTTCCTGTATTCGCACGGCACCATTACCAGCGCCGTCAAGCAGCACGAGAAAGGCAATATGTTCGCCCGTGCGCTGCGGAGTGCAGGCACAGGCGAATCGGCGTTTGCGACCAGTTTCGATGGGCGCGGCGAGGTCTGGACAGAGCTGACATCGCAGCATTTTGTGATCGCTGAGATGGAGCCGGGTGAAGATTTCCTGCTCGACGACCGGGCATTCTTCGGCTGCCAGAACACCGTGAATCTGAGCACGCACCTACATACCGGCCTATCGGGGGCGCTGTCGGGCAACGGATTGGCGCAGCCCAAACTGTCGGGGCGCGGCCTCTTCGTGATCGAGTCGCCCGTGCCCGCCGAGGAAATCGAGGTGATCGAGCTGAACGGCGAGGAACTGATCGTGGACGGCGACCTGCTGCTGATGTACAGCGCTTCTCTTCAGGTGCAGCTTCGCCCGCTGGTCAAGGGGCTGCGAAATGCTCTGAGAAGTGGCGAAGGCTTGGTGTACGTGCTGCGCGGGAAGGGGCAGGTGTTCTTCACGCCCACGCACAAGCGGCCATCGGTGGCGAGCGTGTAA
- a CDS encoding tellurite resistance TerB family protein — protein MGFLDNLRNGLNNVSSQLSDQVSRFKSADFAEATMSMCALIAAADGTISPEERRKVAGFIASNDSLKVFQPNDLKTRFDKYCDKLSQDYDFGRIEAIQAIGKLRSKPDQARAVIQLGMIIGGADGNFDETEKVQVRDAARAVSLDPAEFGV, from the coding sequence ATGGGCTTTCTCGACAACCTCAGAAACGGTCTGAACAACGTCTCGTCGCAGCTTTCCGACCAGGTCTCACGCTTCAAGAGCGCCGACTTCGCAGAAGCCACCATGAGCATGTGTGCGCTCATCGCTGCGGCCGACGGCACCATCAGCCCCGAGGAACGCCGCAAGGTGGCGGGCTTTATCGCCAGCAACGACAGCCTGAAGGTGTTTCAGCCGAACGATCTGAAAACGCGCTTCGACAAGTACTGCGACAAGCTCAGTCAGGATTACGACTTCGGACGCATCGAGGCGATTCAGGCCATCGGAAAGCTGCGGAGCAAACCCGATCAGGCCCGCGCCGTCATTCAGCTCGGCATGATTATTGGCGGTGCCGACGGCAACTTTGACGAAACTGAGAAGGTACAGGTACGCGACGCAGCGCGGGCAGTGAGCCTGGACCCGGCAGAATTCGGGGTGTAA
- a CDS encoding ATP-grasp domain-containing protein: MPTIYFNKNFSVTSAQLEQLRLSGQFATLASHSDPTSAMLGAADRALTEPRGLLGAPYVDWLLGTVRRERPEVFLVGKEAGRVAERRAEFEALGTRVIVVADAPTLRLLDRKNEFLSGWDADILPIPAWTTFHDAASFEAGIERLRSHPSFVPGSTRLCIKPARGIYAAGFRVLTEGRSLKSFLRGELYQMSLEEARRMFGLEETFPTMLLMHTLEGAERSVDCVAWRGELAAAVVRRKLPDGGPQYIEDRPDLLEAARRLTRAYQLSGIFNFQTKDDAHRQPNMLEINARASGGLRYSMAAGTDFAGLAAALSLGLLRAQDAPKPRTDLHVNEVKQAQVLQAAATLEDGPELLDEEDALA; this comes from the coding sequence ATGCCAACCATCTACTTCAACAAGAATTTTTCGGTCACGAGCGCCCAGCTTGAGCAGCTCCGGCTTTCGGGTCAGTTCGCCACCCTCGCCAGCCACAGCGACCCCACCAGCGCCATGCTCGGCGCGGCAGACAGAGCGCTGACCGAACCCCGTGGGTTGCTGGGAGCGCCGTATGTGGACTGGCTGCTGGGCACGGTGCGCCGCGAACGCCCGGAGGTCTTTCTGGTGGGCAAGGAAGCCGGGCGCGTGGCCGAACGCCGCGCCGAATTCGAGGCGCTGGGAACGCGGGTGATCGTGGTCGCCGACGCACCCACACTGCGGCTGCTCGACCGCAAAAACGAGTTTCTGAGCGGCTGGGACGCCGACATCCTGCCGATTCCCGCCTGGACGACCTTTCACGACGCCGCCAGCTTCGAGGCGGGCATCGAGCGGCTGCGCTCACATCCCAGTTTCGTGCCCGGCAGCACGCGGCTGTGCATCAAGCCCGCACGCGGCATCTATGCGGCAGGCTTCCGGGTGCTCACCGAGGGCCGCAGCCTGAAGAGTTTTCTGCGCGGCGAGCTGTACCAGATGAGCCTGGAGGAAGCGCGGCGGATGTTCGGGCTGGAAGAGACGTTCCCGACCATGCTGCTGATGCACACGCTGGAGGGCGCGGAACGCTCGGTCGACTGCGTGGCGTGGCGCGGCGAACTGGCGGCAGCGGTGGTGCGGCGCAAACTGCCAGACGGCGGCCCTCAGTACATCGAAGACCGACCCGATCTGCTGGAAGCGGCCCGCCGCCTGACCCGTGCGTACCAGTTGAGCGGCATCTTCAACTTTCAGACCAAAGACGACGCCCACAGGCAGCCCAACATGCTGGAGATCAATGCCCGCGCCTCGGGGGGCCTGCGCTACAGCATGGCGGCAGGCACCGATTTCGCGGGGCTGGCGGCGGCGCTGAGTCTGGGGCTACTGCGGGCGCAGGACGCACCAAAGCCCCGCACCGATCTGCACGTCAATGAGGTCAAGCAGGCGCAGGTGCTTCAGGCGGCGGCCACGCTGGAAGACGGGCCAGAGCTGCTGGATGAGGAAGACGCGCTGGCCTGA
- a CDS encoding DUF475 domain-containing protein, translated as MQNFVKNFGFALGVTVFALLVAVTDGYFRNGHSLSAAGSALIIAVLLGILELSLSFDNAVVNAGVLRNMDPKWQRRFLTWGIIIAVFGMRFIFPIVIVAITAGLGFFEVIREAFGSPETYSKHLEEARVPINAFGSAFLLLVFLKYLIDPEKDEHWFGWLEEKLARVGKLDTIQVVITGVLLLLAVHYLVAPDMQYTALIAGVVGIIVYLLVDALGNLFDPNDIAMRAGAAGLASFLYLEVLDASFSLDGVIGAFALTKDIVIIAAGLTIGAIFVRSITVSLVRSGTLDTYRYLEHGAHYGIGALAVIMMLSMSDNVHIPEVVTGLIGAGFIALAIWTSMRANRRETLQQQN; from the coding sequence ATGCAGAATTTCGTCAAGAACTTTGGATTTGCCCTGGGCGTCACGGTCTTCGCCCTGCTCGTTGCCGTCACAGACGGGTATTTCAGAAACGGCCACTCGCTCTCGGCAGCGGGGTCGGCACTGATTATCGCGGTGCTGCTGGGCATTCTGGAACTGTCACTCAGTTTCGATAATGCGGTGGTCAATGCGGGCGTACTGCGAAACATGGACCCCAAGTGGCAGCGCCGCTTCCTGACCTGGGGCATCATCATCGCGGTGTTCGGCATGCGCTTCATCTTCCCCATCGTCATCGTCGCGATCACTGCCGGGCTGGGCTTCTTCGAGGTCATCCGCGAGGCGTTCGGCAGCCCGGAAACCTACAGCAAGCACCTGGAAGAAGCGCGGGTTCCGATCAATGCCTTCGGCAGTGCGTTCCTGCTGCTGGTCTTCCTGAAGTACCTGATCGACCCCGAGAAGGACGAGCACTGGTTCGGCTGGCTCGAAGAGAAACTGGCCCGCGTGGGCAAGCTCGACACCATTCAGGTCGTGATTACTGGCGTGCTGCTGCTGCTGGCGGTGCATTATCTGGTGGCCCCCGACATGCAGTACACCGCCCTGATCGCGGGTGTGGTGGGCATCATCGTCTATCTGCTCGTCGACGCCCTGGGCAATCTGTTCGATCCCAACGACATCGCCATGCGGGCGGGCGCGGCGGGCCTCGCCAGCTTCCTGTATCTGGAAGTGCTGGACGCCAGCTTCTCGCTCGACGGCGTGATCGGGGCCTTCGCGCTCACCAAAGACATCGTGATCATCGCGGCGGGCCTGACCATCGGCGCGATCTTCGTGCGCTCGATCACCGTTTCGCTGGTTCGCAGCGGCACGCTCGATACCTACCGCTATCTGGAACACGGCGCACACTACGGCATCGGCGCACTGGCCGTCATCATGATGCTGTCGATGAGCGACAACGTGCACATTCCCGAAGTGGTCACGGGTCTGATCGGCGCGGGCTTCATCGCCCTGGCGATCTGGACTTCGATGCGGGCCAACCGCCGAGAAACGCTGCAACAGCAGAACTGA
- a CDS encoding TerD family protein gives MALTLQKGGNLSLSKQDPNLKRLVVGLGWDARSTDGQDFDLDASAFLLNTSGRVRSDADFIFYNQLVSNDGSVTHTGDNRTGAGDGDDEQIKIDLSKIAADVDKIAVTVTIHDAEVRRQNFGQVRNAFIRVVNEDSGAEVVRFDLGEDFSTETAVIFAEVYRNGAEWKFRAVGQGYAGGLKALCNSYGIMI, from the coding sequence ATGGCACTGACTCTGCAAAAAGGCGGCAACCTCTCTCTGAGCAAGCAGGACCCCAATCTCAAGCGGCTGGTCGTCGGCCTGGGCTGGGACGCCCGTAGCACCGACGGTCAGGACTTCGACCTCGACGCCAGCGCGTTTCTGCTGAACACCTCCGGGCGCGTTCGCAGCGACGCCGACTTCATCTTCTATAACCAGCTCGTCAGCAACGACGGTTCGGTCACGCATACCGGCGACAACCGCACCGGAGCGGGCGACGGCGACGACGAGCAGATCAAGATCGACCTGTCCAAGATCGCTGCCGACGTGGACAAGATCGCCGTGACCGTGACCATCCACGACGCCGAAGTGCGGCGGCAGAACTTCGGGCAGGTCCGCAACGCCTTTATCCGGGTAGTGAACGAGGACAGCGGCGCAGAGGTGGTGCGCTTCGATCTGGGCGAAGATTTCTCGACCGAAACCGCCGTGATCTTTGCCGAGGTCTACCGCAACGGCGCAGAGTGGAAGTTCCGGGCGGTGGGACAGGGCTATGCGGGCGGCCTCAAAGCCCTGTGCAACAGCTACGGCATCATGATCTGA
- a CDS encoding TerD family protein codes for MPISLEKNQTISLEKTAGTSLSNVTMGLGWDVAKPKGFLGKLLGGGESIDLDASALIFDSNGQLLDNVWFRQLQSKDGSVVHTGDNRTGAGEGDDEQIRVNLSRLARAVQTVVFTVNSFSGQDFSKVENAYCRLINDAGGAEIARFNLSSGGSHTGQVMARVYRDAGGWNMQALGLPSSGRTFQDMLPDIRRLL; via the coding sequence ATGCCCATTAGTCTTGAAAAAAATCAAACCATCAGTCTGGAAAAAACCGCCGGAACCTCGCTCAGCAACGTCACCATGGGGCTGGGCTGGGACGTTGCCAAGCCCAAAGGGTTTCTGGGAAAGTTGCTGGGCGGCGGCGAGAGCATCGACCTCGATGCCAGCGCTCTGATCTTCGACTCGAACGGTCAACTGCTCGATAACGTATGGTTTCGCCAGCTTCAGAGCAAAGACGGCAGCGTGGTGCATACCGGCGACAACCGCACCGGCGCAGGTGAGGGCGACGACGAGCAGATTCGCGTGAACCTCTCGCGGCTGGCGCGGGCTGTGCAGACGGTGGTATTCACGGTCAACAGTTTCAGCGGGCAGGATTTCAGCAAGGTGGAGAACGCCTACTGCCGCCTGATCAATGACGCGGGCGGCGCAGAAATCGCCCGTTTCAACCTCTCGTCGGGCGGCTCACACACCGGACAGGTGATGGCGCGGGTATACCGGGACGCTGGCGGCTGGAATATGCAGGCGCTGGGGCTGCCCAGCAGCGGGCGCACCTTTCAGGACATGCTGCCCGACATCCGCCGCCTGCTCTGA